Proteins encoded together in one Mycobacterium simiae window:
- a CDS encoding DUF808 domain-containing protein has protein sequence MSAGLFGLLDDVAVLAKLAAASGRATAKAAGVVIDDTAVTPQYVHGIAAERELPIIRRIALGSFRNKLVVILPVAMLLSQFAPRLVTPVLMVGAVYLCYEGAEKVWGSLRGGTPHAVSAAESDVVAGAIRTDLVLSAEIMVIALNEVADQTFVPRLIILLIVAVVLTIAVYGVVAVIVKMDDIGLRLTATRSRIGRGIGQGLVAAMPRLLSALSLIGMAAMLWVGGHILLDGSARLGWRTPGRAVHDAETHLSHAVDIVGGLLGWLVNAAASTLIGLLVGFAAFGLGQLLSLVRKDR, from the coding sequence ATGAGCGCGGGCCTATTTGGACTCCTCGACGACGTCGCCGTTCTGGCCAAACTGGCCGCCGCCAGCGGCCGCGCGACCGCTAAGGCGGCGGGTGTGGTCATCGACGACACCGCCGTCACGCCGCAATACGTTCACGGCATCGCCGCCGAGCGCGAGTTGCCGATCATCAGGCGCATCGCGCTGGGGTCCTTTCGCAACAAGCTCGTGGTGATCCTGCCCGTCGCAATGCTGCTCAGTCAGTTCGCTCCGCGACTGGTCACACCGGTTCTGATGGTGGGCGCGGTTTACCTGTGCTACGAAGGCGCCGAAAAGGTCTGGGGGAGTTTGCGTGGCGGGACACCACACGCGGTGTCGGCCGCCGAGAGCGACGTAGTGGCCGGGGCGATCAGGACCGACCTGGTGCTGTCCGCCGAGATCATGGTGATCGCCCTCAACGAGGTGGCCGACCAGACCTTCGTGCCGCGGCTGATCATATTGCTCATCGTCGCCGTGGTCCTCACCATCGCGGTGTACGGCGTCGTGGCCGTCATCGTCAAAATGGACGACATCGGACTGCGTCTCACTGCGACTCGCTCTCGAATCGGCCGGGGAATCGGACAGGGCCTGGTCGCGGCCATGCCCAGGCTGCTTTCCGCGCTCTCACTCATCGGGATGGCGGCGATGCTCTGGGTCGGCGGGCACATCTTGCTCGACGGCAGCGCCCGGCTCGGCTGGCGGACCCCGGGCAGGGCGGTTCACGATGCCGAAACCCACCTGAGCCACGCCGTCGACATCGTCGGGGGGCTGCTGGGTTGGCTCGTCAACGCGGCGGCGTCCACCCTGATCGGATTGCTCGTCGGATTCGCCGCGTTCGGCCTCGGCCAGCTGTTGTCACTGGTCCGCAAGGACCGTTAG